One window of the Strix uralensis isolate ZFMK-TIS-50842 chromosome 3, bStrUra1, whole genome shotgun sequence genome contains the following:
- the CILK1 gene encoding serine/threonine-protein kinase ICK isoform X3 — protein sequence MLMDSFLHRFRGPLRLGIKEKLLFSQGFFHRDLKPENLLCMGPELVKIADFGLAREIRSRPPYTDYVSTRWYRAPEVLLRSTSYSSPIDIWAVGCIMAEVYTLRPLFPGASEIDTIFKICQVLGTPKKNDWPEGYQLSASMNFRWPQCVPNNLKTLIPNASSEAVQLMRDMLQWDPKKRPTASQALRYPYFQVGHALGVQELVRQKELHNKSSLHIKPVPPAQPPPKPHARISSRPFQQSQSSQPLVYPYKTDNSGTEHSNYLQEDKSNQVLLPAIHNKVPQQKTSAGSENINGELKPKTRRRWGHLARTVKSSEDWDDLEDLDFSSSIMRMDLKTKKRQTDETLCRFESILDLKPSDAVGSGSSAPSHATFPRQDTPTLRVSAAKQHYLRHSRYLPGISTRNSIVSTSNKESVPSNPWPSSGLPGKASSLGGCINRMNTGPIGSSGLTSGYIPSFLKKEVGSAGQRVQLAPVVDPSSNYASLKSVRPHLGRPSFNSPTKSTPRLMPLPPPAQPIHGRVDWSAKYGAHR from the exons GGTTCTTTCATAGAGACTTGAAACCTGAAAACCTCCTTTGCATGGGACCAGAACTTGTGAAAATAGCAGACTTTGGCTTAGCCCGAGAAATCCGATCTAGACCTCCTTACACCGATTATGTATCCACAAGATG GTACAGGGCTCCTGAAGTCCTTCTGAGATCCACCAGCTATAGTTCTCCAATAGACATTTGGGCTGTTGGTTGTATAATGGCAGAAGTTTACACACTGAGGCCTCTCTTCCCAGGCGCCAGTGAGATTGATACTATATTCAAAATTTGCCAAGTCCTGGGGACACCGAAGAAG AACGACTGGCCTGAAGGCTACCAACTTTCAGCCTCCATGAATTTTCGCTGGCCTCAGTGTGTACCTAACAACTTAAAAACCCTCATACCTAATGCTAGCAGTGAAGCAGTGCAGCTCATGAGAGACATGCTGCAGTGGGACCCCAAAAAACGACCAACAGCTagtcag GCACTTCGATATCCGTATTTCCAGGTTGGACACGCCCTGGGTGTTCAGGAACTGGTGAGACAAAAGGAACTGCATAATAAATCGTCTCTGCATATTAAGCCTGTTCCTCCAGCACAACCCCCTCCGAAACCTCACGCCCGCATTTCATCAAGGCCTTTTCAACAAAGCCAGTCTTCTCAGCCCTTGGTGTACCCATATAAGACAGACAACTCTGGGACTGAGCACAGTAACTACTTACAGGAGGACAAGTCTAACCAGGTTCTTCTGCCTGCAATTCACAATAAGGTTCCTCAGCAG AAAACATCTGCTGGGAGTGAGAATATAAATGGTGAACTAAAACCAAAAACTAGGCGAAGATGGGGACATCTTGCTAGAACAGTGAAGAGTTCTGAAGACTGGGATGACTTGGAAGACCTTGATTTCAGCTCTTCCATCATGAGGATGGACTTGAAAACCAAGAAGAGGCAGACTGATGAAACTCTTTGTAG ATTTGAAAGCATTTTGGACCTGAAGCCTTCGGATGCTGTAGGCTCTGGCAGTAGTGCACCTTCCCATGCTACCTTTCCACGGCAGGACACTCCCACATTGCGAGTTTCTGCAGCAAAGCAACACTACTTGAGACATTCTAGGTATCTACCTG GAATAAGCACAAGGAATAGCATAGTCTCCACTTCAAACAAAGAGTCTGTTCCATCTAATCCCTGGCCCAGTTCTGGTTTGCCTGGGAAAGCTTCCAGTTTGGGAGGATGCATTAACAGGATGAATACAG GGCCCATAGGATCAAGTGGTCTAACTAGTGGTTATATCCCTTCATTTCTGAAGAAGGAAGTAGGCTCTGCTGGGCAGAGGGTTCAGTTAGCACCAGTTGTGGATCCATCTTCTA ATTATGCTTCTCTGAAATCAGTAAGACCTCATCTTGGACGGCCATCATTCAATTCACCTACAAAAAGCACACCGAGATTAATGCCTCTCCCACCACCAGCTCAGCCGATCCACGGGCGTGTTGACTGGTCGGCAAAGTATGGTGCTCACCGGTGA